One genomic window of Malaciobacter molluscorum LMG 25693 includes the following:
- a CDS encoding TniQ family protein, with product MHLHSLEDELLSSWLTRMAHAHYMYPSTFLNLHIKNTRKNSYTRRDLDFYNNEEFFDILSSKSILSKDELLNMSLRGNEGYLFINQSLYPPHQIRRLIDKRTHNGLLYCPKCLEEDKIAYFRKKWRYFFYTACPKHKIFLTDRCWHCYKPIKLLKLKEEVTLKHCHNCGANLSLTYTYRDNVPNEYGIEAIHWFEEGFNKGYFEINGEKVWSAMFFHIFCRLHYLLDRKQDLVLDSFPMIEEYRRVCEKLKLYNSKKASAIYKSFYMNTMIYHLFQNYPYNFLEFIESNYLTYREFTHGLKYIPFWYEKMLSSLIPKQNKIGRKISESEVIGTIKYLNSQGIVINQLNVAEIVGCHSTIHKGFIKIYKKLNFRNN from the coding sequence ATACATTTACATTCTCTAGAAGATGAGTTATTAAGCTCATGGCTTACTAGAATGGCTCATGCTCATTATATGTATCCTTCTACATTTTTAAATTTGCATATAAAAAATACAAGAAAAAACTCATATACTAGAAGAGATTTAGATTTTTATAACAATGAAGAGTTTTTTGATATATTGTCTTCAAAAAGTATTCTATCAAAAGATGAACTTTTAAATATGTCCTTGCGTGGTAATGAAGGTTATCTTTTTATAAATCAAAGTTTATATCCTCCTCATCAAATAAGAAGACTTATAGATAAAAGAACTCACAATGGACTATTATATTGTCCTAAGTGTTTAGAAGAAGATAAGATAGCTTATTTTAGAAAGAAATGGAGGTATTTCTTTTATACTGCATGCCCTAAGCATAAAATATTTCTAACGGATAGATGTTGGCACTGTTATAAACCAATAAAACTTTTAAAATTAAAGGAAGAGGTTACATTAAAACATTGTCATAATTGTGGTGCTAATCTTAGTTTAACTTATACATATCGAGATAACGTGCCTAATGAATATGGGATAGAGGCTATACATTGGTTTGAAGAAGGATTTAATAAAGGCTATTTTGAAATCAATGGTGAAAAGGTATGGTCTGCTATGTTTTTTCATATATTTTGTAGATTACATTATTTATTGGATAGAAAACAAGACTTAGTTCTTGATAGTTTTCCTATGATAGAAGAATATAGACGAGTATGTGAAAAGTTAAAGTTATATAATTCAAAAAAAGCAAGTGCTATTTATAAGTCTTTTTATATGAATACAATGATTTACCATCTTTTTCAAAATTATCCATATAATTTTCTAGAGTTTATAGAATCAAATTATCTTACATATAGAGAATTCACTCATGGTTTAAAATATATTCCTTTTTGGTATGAGAAAATGCTTTCATCCTTGATTCCTAAACAAAATAAAATAGGAAGAAAGATTAGTGAATCTGAAGTTATTGGAACAATAAAATATTTAAATAGTCAAGGCATAGTTATAAATCAGTTAAATGTGGCAGAAATAGTAGGGTGCCATTCCACAATTCATAAAGGGTTTATAAAGATTTATAAGAAATTAAATTTTAGAAATAATTAA
- a CDS encoding ankyrin repeat domain-containing protein — MNKISNEEKIKELKDYYQITKSSKIEDKKTINIYKSIENPNTIDETDNEKPSLLHIAIKNNDYLAAKYLISKEANINLKDNYNNTAFHILAKNPTSMKNNNIIEDVIQLFLDKKASTQRKNLEELTPYQLAVKNANLIFIKIMIKNKIKMNMTDNKKNTVLHLLAKEAVKNQEEKKYINHTIIYKSEGIKYTNEELLEIIEYKHSKFIQIAKELVNYGLNIEALNEDNKTAFEIAGELSDGTLGIILKAQYDEKDTNLSTVLLTKGKTLHQAIKDEDEKAVEALIKLDANINEEASESPFIEQTPLSIACMNMNISIIEILLKAKADPNYRSSDKEYSSLFWMIKYCHYNENFYKEKRLETVLKMLISYGLNINAPVDNEGNSAIGCAYSSARTTAHYFSYGVFNELFVKIFIEFGADINKPNNKGITPLMQFIMNSYLEREDAFLDLLENDANLSVKDNLGETVLMKAAKNRNHNLMVHMCEIMEDFGNLNISTTNNNGQTALEIAIENNNEPLAQWIAQRI, encoded by the coding sequence ATGAACAAAATTTCAAATGAAGAAAAAATCAAAGAACTAAAAGACTATTATCAAATAACAAAAAGTTCTAAAATAGAAGACAAAAAGACTATAAATATTTATAAATCTATTGAAAATCCTAATACAATAGACGAAACTGATAATGAAAAACCAAGTCTTTTACATATTGCAATAAAAAATAATGATTATTTAGCTGCTAAATACTTAATATCAAAAGAAGCTAACATAAATTTAAAAGATAATTATAACAATACTGCATTTCATATTTTAGCAAAAAATCCCACCTCAATGAAAAATAACAATATTATAGAAGATGTTATTCAATTGTTTTTAGATAAAAAAGCTAGCACACAAAGAAAAAACTTAGAAGAACTAACACCGTACCAACTTGCAGTAAAAAATGCAAACTTAATTTTTATAAAAATAATGATTAAAAATAAGATAAAAATGAATATGACAGATAATAAAAAAAATACTGTCTTACATCTATTAGCTAAAGAAGCAGTAAAAAATCAAGAAGAAAAAAAATATATTAATCACACTATTATCTATAAAAGTGAAGGAATAAAATATACAAATGAAGAATTGCTTGAAATAATAGAATATAAACACTCTAAATTTATCCAAATAGCAAAAGAGTTAGTAAATTATGGTTTGAATATTGAGGCTTTAAATGAAGATAACAAAACTGCTTTTGAGATTGCAGGAGAGTTAAGTGATGGAACACTTGGAATTATCTTAAAAGCACAATATGATGAAAAAGATACAAACCTTTCTACTGTATTACTAACAAAAGGAAAAACTTTACACCAAGCAATCAAAGATGAAGATGAAAAAGCAGTTGAAGCACTAATTAAACTTGATGCAAATATAAATGAAGAAGCAAGTGAATCTCCTTTTATAGAGCAAACGCCTCTTAGTATTGCATGTATGAATATGAATATTTCTATCATAGAAATTCTTTTAAAAGCAAAAGCTGATCCTAATTATAGAAGTAGCGATAAAGAGTATTCATCTCTATTTTGGATGATAAAATATTGCCATTATAATGAAAATTTTTATAAAGAAAAACGTTTAGAAACTGTATTAAAAATGCTAATAAGTTATGGCTTAAATATTAATGCACCAGTGGATAATGAAGGGAACAGTGCAATTGGATGTGCATATAGTAGTGCAAGAACTACAGCACACTATTTTAGTTATGGAGTATTTAATGAACTTTTTGTAAAAATATTTATTGAATTTGGTGCAGATATAAACAAACCTAATAATAAAGGAATCACACCTTTAATGCAATTTATTATGAATAGTTATTTAGAAAGAGAAGATGCTTTTTTAGATCTTCTTGAAAATGATGCTAATTTATCTGTTAAAGATAATTTGGGTGAAACTGTTCTAATGAAAGCAGCGAAAAATCGTAATCATAACTTAATGGTTCATATGTGTGAAATAATGGAAGACTTTGGTAATTTAAATATATCAACAACTAATAATAATGGACAAACAGCTTTGGAAATTGCAATAGAAAATAATAATGAGCCACTAGCACAGTGGATTGCTCAAAGGATATAA
- a CDS encoding Mu transposase C-terminal domain-containing protein, which translates to MNKISLNTGSKVYCENIEYEVSKHISIKEILAKEIEFPYEFKVLKISDLKSFKSENSKEVDISLYDKKEWEEANRKYEIIKPLLTGKRNKKSDVEKISQEHNISVATVYRWIQDYKKTGTVSSLVPEFKKRGGPKKNRLDKEDETIIRSVLDEYYLNTQKYSIPYIYRIIQEKFHNANLKPPHLNTIRKRIDNLSLKDVTRRREGNKVHDTRGMPDKNPRGNFPLELVQIDHTPLDLDLVDEENRESIGRAYLTLGIDVFSRMIMGFYISYEPVSFFNTGQCILNMIMPKDDFLKQLNVEGEWPIYGIPREISTDNAKEFRSIDLTRFCEQYSIEIDWRPVGRSYYGANVERVFKTLSNEVHNLSGTTFSNIVKKGTYNSQKNAAMTINEFEQWFTELIVNVYHKKEHSEIGMTPEEKYLEGIFGLGEYPGTGLPPIVENTKSLRYSLLPSLERTVQKNGITIDHVTYFSEVLRKWIVPQAASKKAKSRLFICKRDPRDISKIYFYDPDIEEYFEIPYRNITNPKINLAELRETISKIKEDKGDTHSLDETTLFQTYKRMRDIEENSKIKTKKARRKKSSKKHLTKKLEEEKKLIKEEAVKKPEKISPSIVDNIELPELFSFDLGEDEL; encoded by the coding sequence ATGAATAAAATTTCTTTAAATACAGGTTCTAAAGTCTATTGTGAAAATATAGAGTATGAAGTAAGTAAACACATTTCTATAAAGGAGATTTTAGCTAAAGAAATAGAGTTCCCTTATGAATTTAAAGTATTAAAAATAAGTGACTTAAAATCTTTTAAATCTGAAAATAGTAAAGAAGTAGATATTAGCTTATATGATAAAAAAGAGTGGGAAGAAGCTAATAGAAAGTATGAGATTATAAAGCCTCTTTTAACTGGAAAAAGAAATAAAAAGAGTGATGTAGAAAAAATATCTCAAGAACATAATATTAGTGTTGCAACTGTTTATAGATGGATTCAAGATTATAAAAAGACAGGAACAGTTAGTTCCTTAGTTCCTGAATTTAAAAAAAGAGGTGGTCCAAAGAAAAATAGGTTAGATAAAGAAGATGAAACAATTATAAGATCTGTTCTTGATGAGTACTATTTAAATACTCAAAAATATTCTATCCCATATATTTATAGAATTATTCAAGAGAAATTTCATAATGCAAATTTAAAACCACCTCATTTAAATACTATTAGAAAAAGAATTGATAATTTAAGTTTAAAAGATGTAACAAGACGTAGGGAAGGTAATAAAGTACATGATACTAGAGGAATGCCAGATAAGAATCCAAGAGGAAACTTCCCATTAGAATTAGTTCAGATTGATCATACTCCATTAGATTTAGACTTAGTTGATGAAGAGAATAGAGAATCAATAGGAAGAGCATATCTTACATTAGGAATAGATGTATTTAGTAGAATGATTATGGGCTTTTATATTTCATATGAGCCAGTAAGCTTTTTTAATACAGGACAATGTATTTTAAATATGATTATGCCGAAGGATGATTTTTTAAAGCAACTAAATGTAGAAGGAGAATGGCCTATATATGGAATTCCAAGAGAAATCTCAACTGATAATGCAAAAGAGTTTAGAAGTATAGACTTAACAAGGTTCTGTGAACAATACTCTATTGAGATTGATTGGCGTCCAGTTGGAAGATCTTATTATGGTGCAAATGTTGAAAGAGTCTTCAAAACTTTAAGTAATGAAGTTCATAACTTATCTGGAACAACTTTTTCAAATATTGTAAAAAAAGGTACTTATAATTCTCAAAAAAATGCTGCTATGACAATAAATGAATTTGAACAATGGTTTACAGAGTTAATTGTAAATGTTTATCATAAAAAAGAACATAGTGAAATAGGAATGACTCCTGAAGAAAAATATCTAGAAGGAATATTTGGATTGGGAGAGTATCCAGGAACTGGTTTACCTCCTATTGTAGAAAATACAAAAAGTTTAAGATATTCACTTCTTCCTTCCCTTGAAAGAACAGTACAGAAAAATGGAATTACAATAGATCATGTAACTTATTTTTCTGAGGTTTTAAGAAAATGGATAGTTCCACAAGCTGCAAGTAAAAAAGCTAAAAGCAGATTGTTCATTTGCAAAAGAGATCCCAGAGATATAAGTAAAATATATTTTTATGACCCTGATATAGAAGAGTACTTTGAAATACCATACAGAAATATAACAAATCCAAAAATCAACCTTGCAGAGTTAAGAGAGACTATTTCAAAAATAAAAGAAGATAAGGGAGATACTCATTCTCTTGATGAAACAACACTTTTTCAAACATATAAAAGAATGAGAGATATAGAAGAGAATTCAAAAATCAAAACAAAAAAAGCAAGGCGTAAAAAAAGTTCAAAGAAACATTTAACTAAGAAACTTGAAGAAGAAAAGAAATTAATAAAAGAAGAGGCTGTTAAAAAGCCTGAGAAAATTTCTCCTTCTATAGTAGATAATATAGAATTACCAGAGTTATTTAGTTTTGATTTAGGGGAGGATGAGTTATGA
- a CDS encoding TniB family NTP-binding protein, with protein MNENLSSQLQKYLDLSDEERIFFIQKDKWIDYPEANKILTKIEDIYKAPKSIRSRGMLLYGDSNNGKTAILKRFYKKFSKDEYFDEDGDLIHLMPIVYVIAEASSDESVMFTEILSSMNVPVNHKEKVTKKKEEAVYYLNLMQTKLIIIDEIQNVLHGPHNKMAQLITSLKTLNNKTGIPIILAGTQDAMSAISIDNQTKSRFKPYELPLWNNDENFLRFVATIEAMLPLKKASNIYKNYELLTYIHGLSNGCIGEVINILKDAAIYAIRTKTEKISKKEIKESL; from the coding sequence ATGAATGAAAACCTATCTTCTCAATTACAAAAGTATTTGGACTTAAGTGATGAAGAGAGAATTTTCTTTATTCAAAAAGATAAATGGATTGATTATCCAGAAGCAAATAAAATACTAACTAAGATAGAAGATATTTATAAAGCTCCTAAAAGTATAAGAAGCAGAGGGATGCTTTTATATGGAGATAGTAATAATGGTAAAACTGCAATTTTAAAAAGATTTTATAAGAAATTTTCTAAGGATGAATATTTTGATGAAGATGGTGATTTAATACATCTTATGCCAATTGTATATGTAATAGCAGAAGCTTCATCTGATGAGTCTGTAATGTTTACAGAGATATTATCAAGTATGAATGTTCCAGTTAATCATAAAGAAAAGGTTACAAAGAAAAAAGAAGAAGCAGTCTATTATTTAAATTTAATGCAAACAAAATTAATAATCATAGATGAAATTCAAAATGTACTGCATGGACCACATAATAAAATGGCACAACTTATTACATCACTTAAAACATTGAATAACAAAACAGGTATTCCAATTATTCTTGCAGGAACTCAAGATGCTATGTCTGCAATATCTATTGATAATCAAACAAAATCAAGATTTAAACCATATGAGTTACCTCTGTGGAATAACGATGAAAATTTTTTAAGATTTGTTGCTACAATAGAAGCAATGTTACCTTTAAAAAAGGCATCTAATATTTATAAAAACTATGAACTATTAACATATATTCATGGTTTATCAAATGGATGTATAGGTGAAGTAATTAATATTTTAAAAGATGCAGCTATTTATGCAATAAGAACAAAAACTGAAAAAATCTCTAAAAAAGAGATAAAGGAGTCCTTATGA
- a CDS encoding ankyrin repeat domain-containing protein has translation MNNNALILACEKGQKGVVTALLKTKKNEIDKRDNLGNTALHFACEKGNKDIVKLLLQNDAQVDIANNNGVTALHAASKKGNKEIIEMLLEKDANIDEIDNNGKTAIMYSISESKTEASLFLINKGCNKDIIDNNGYTAMNYASSVGLREVVKALSSDKQNKDNNGNTSLHHACITGQSEIVHALLDNKNLDINAFNDEGQTALNIACQMKNIVIVEALLKHNANVNLKSLEGNAPIHFLANQGNISIAKLLVKNNAEINIKNLSGETPLIVAALAGENDFVRYLLECKVDISATDNDGHDALYYASEGGYTEIVEMLIIAEAEQE, from the coding sequence ATGAATAATAATGCACTTATTTTAGCATGTGAGAAAGGTCAAAAAGGTGTGGTTACTGCCCTTTTAAAAACTAAAAAGAATGAAATAGACAAAAGAGACAATTTAGGTAACACTGCACTTCATTTTGCTTGTGAAAAAGGTAATAAAGATATAGTAAAACTTCTACTTCAAAATGATGCACAAGTAGATATAGCTAATAATAATGGAGTTACTGCTTTACATGCAGCTTCAAAAAAAGGCAATAAAGAAATAATTGAAATGTTATTAGAAAAAGATGCAAATATTGATGAAATAGATAATAATGGGAAAACTGCAATTATGTATTCAATTAGTGAAAGTAAAACAGAAGCATCTCTTTTCTTAATAAATAAAGGTTGTAATAAAGATATTATAGATAATAATGGCTACACAGCTATGAATTATGCTAGTTCAGTAGGATTAAGAGAAGTAGTAAAAGCTCTTAGTTCAGATAAACAAAATAAAGACAACAATGGTAATACTTCACTTCATCATGCTTGTATTACTGGACAAAGCGAAATTGTACATGCATTATTAGATAATAAAAATTTAGATATTAATGCTTTTAATGATGAAGGACAAACTGCTCTTAATATTGCTTGCCAAATGAAAAATATAGTTATTGTAGAAGCTTTATTAAAGCATAATGCAAATGTTAATCTCAAATCATTAGAAGGTAATGCTCCTATACACTTTTTAGCAAATCAAGGTAATATTTCTATAGCAAAACTTTTAGTAAAAAATAATGCTGAAATAAACATTAAAAATTTAAGTGGAGAAACACCTCTTATAGTTGCTGCACTTGCAGGAGAAAATGATTTTGTTAGATACTTATTAGAGTGTAAAGTAGATATTAGTGCAACAGATAATGATGGACATGATGCTCTTTATTATGCAAGTGAAGGTGGATATACAGAAATTGTGGAGATGCTTATTATAGCTGAAGCTGAACAAGAATAA
- a CDS encoding TnsA endonuclease N-terminal domain-containing protein, whose product MEINENKLPKRKPKKTFRSVTGYFPSKKNGRSVFFESLLEKTLFLSLEFDNNVLNYLEQPIKLEYKLNNKKTTYHPDCLVNYKKGKSKLIEVKYSSDLVDKKDELEIKFNEARKYAKENDLEFDTFDELYIEPKTLKNMEFLYSFAFHPKDEQKEKSIIDILKKENALLVNEILELISANKFEQASYLPYIWKLAFENTLKVDYENTQLNMKSLVRIDNE is encoded by the coding sequence ATGGAAATTAATGAGAATAAATTACCAAAAAGAAAACCAAAGAAAACTTTTAGATCAGTGACTGGATACTTTCCAAGCAAAAAAAATGGAAGAAGTGTCTTTTTTGAGTCTCTCTTAGAAAAAACTCTATTTCTTTCACTAGAGTTTGATAATAACGTATTAAACTATCTTGAACAGCCTATAAAACTAGAATACAAACTCAATAATAAAAAAACAACTTATCATCCTGATTGTTTAGTAAATTATAAAAAAGGCAAATCAAAACTAATAGAAGTGAAATATAGTAGTGATTTAGTTGATAAAAAAGATGAATTAGAAATTAAATTCAATGAAGCTAGAAAGTATGCAAAAGAAAATGATTTAGAGTTTGACACTTTTGATGAGCTCTATATTGAACCTAAAACTTTAAAGAATATGGAGTTCCTTTATTCTTTTGCCTTTCATCCAAAAGATGAACAAAAAGAAAAATCGATTATTGATATTTTAAAAAAAGAAAATGCACTTTTAGTTAATGAAATATTAGAATTAATTTCTGCTAATAAATTTGAACAAGCTTCCTATCTACCATATATATGGAAATTAGCTTTTGAAAACACTTTAAAAGTTGACTATGAAAATACGCAATTAAATATGAAATCTCTTGTAAGGATTGATAATGAATAA
- a CDS encoding HNH endonuclease produces MVHIDKPTDNVKDVFEACISNYEDVNFKKRLNSVTAFIETSATNYDSQAGVNNLNAISMVNNVNNIITVDEMKKVYDHKLVRKGQPGRMYYEKLRLSAKNNICPLCNQRTVTTLDHVLPKTFYPIFAVTPFNLIPACADCNKIKDRYQPNIAEEEIIHPYYDDISNQQYLYAVLVQTTPPSINFYIKQSNPINIIEKRLNKHFSLFALNELYTSNAAGELANISFRLSKLYSTGGRECVREYLREEFESRYENNRNSWQTAMYKALYKNAWFCNGGFRID; encoded by the coding sequence ATGGTACATATTGACAAACCAACTGATAATGTAAAAGATGTTTTTGAAGCTTGCATATCAAATTATGAAGATGTAAATTTTAAAAAGAGGCTAAATAGTGTAACAGCCTTTATTGAAACTTCAGCAACGAACTATGATAGTCAAGCTGGTGTAAATAATCTTAATGCTATATCTATGGTTAATAATGTAAATAATATTATAACTGTAGATGAAATGAAAAAAGTATATGATCATAAACTTGTTAGAAAAGGTCAACCTGGTAGGATGTATTATGAGAAACTAAGATTATCAGCAAAAAATAACATTTGTCCACTTTGTAATCAAAGAACTGTAACTACACTAGATCATGTTTTACCTAAAACTTTTTATCCAATATTTGCTGTTACACCTTTTAATTTAATACCAGCTTGTGCAGATTGTAATAAAATAAAAGATAGATATCAGCCTAATATAGCTGAAGAAGAAATTATTCATCCATATTATGATGATATTTCTAATCAACAATATTTATATGCTGTATTAGTTCAAACAACTCCACCAAGTATAAACTTTTATATAAAACAATCAAACCCAATAAATATTATTGAAAAAAGATTAAATAAACATTTCTCACTGTTTGCATTAAATGAATTATATACTTCTAATGCTGCTGGAGAATTAGCAAATATTAGTTTTAGACTATCTAAGCTATATTCCACGGGAGGAAGGGAGTGTGTTAGGGAATATCTAAGAGAAGAATTTGAAAGTAGATATGAGAATAATAGAAACTCATGGCAAACAGCCATGTATAAAGCATTATACAAAAATGCTTGGTTTTGTAATGGGGGCTTTAGGATTGACTAA
- a CDS encoding HsdM family class I SAM-dependent methyltransferase encodes MSINLELSKTLQNGLSKLQMFSNNTPNMGLKLVSNISSELNNHIKLHLLDAKKYGAQAVYFRYFENRPPIPQIYIYEDNIDINILHKKLWSSCKIPIFFVFTNNEIKIFNSMSKNNINEQNIKPFEIIKLTSETLSKLNQFSAKMFDTGEFWNSEYSKNFSHKNSAYNSLLDKLEFERKRLIEKSKLSPQLTNSLLIKSILLKYLEEKEVFELNYWDKFLKGAKSFIDICESNKALIDLFDELSNHFNGGIFKLSYENKEELADTDLTEFKYFLQPNIDNNKQLYFWDLYSFKDLPIELISNIYELFLTENEKEGVVYTPSVLVDFMIDEMIPLDDINLDLKVIDPACGSGIFLVGAFKRLVQMWMIQNNFRQPSVKILKSLITNNIFGIDEKKEAIEVAKFSLSLTLCEILAPEIIWNELHFDDLSQNGNLIANDFFDVIENKESYPKMKDFDLVIGNPPFIAKLTTESSRLIENKSLNENINRPKLPDNQLAYLFLEQSFSLLKENAFISLVQPSGFLYNNNVEEFRKYVFKRFNLRQVIDFTGLNKLYDGSKKDKKGKKVPISVPSLVVCFEKNEPNLETNEVLHLTIRQTFESKEKLYFNLSYYDFHWLSYLNAIEDKYIWKCNLMGGSRTIDIINKLDRYRKLGQYLDEKTQGFGWIYLEGFMDKNSNTTKPKKCDYITGQPFLPATAFLEEGINNTKIYNKENKVFHRIKPKELFTPPHLLIKKQLGRTKIISELRKDYLTFKNDTIGIHAPKKDESDLHELSNILSTFSNEYLFYLASTSAKAGIDKATVLYKNDIDNLPYPQNIESIKLSQIEKYFAEDTIDYMLDWVNGKQNLPIFREVNKSQMIEYQKIYCNLLNTIYVKFKPLDILEIEQFIIMPFSYNETPENYLFSNTLTDSDIEVLINNRIGKNINITRIFKYYDENLIYIIKPKQYRYWLKSIAVRDADDTFADLVNMRY; translated from the coding sequence ATGAGTATAAATTTAGAACTTAGTAAAACTTTACAAAATGGTTTATCAAAACTTCAAATGTTTTCTAATAATACTCCCAATATGGGACTAAAACTTGTTTCAAATATTAGCTCAGAATTAAATAATCACATTAAACTTCATTTGCTTGATGCTAAAAAATATGGTGCTCAAGCAGTTTATTTTAGATACTTTGAAAACCGACCACCAATTCCTCAAATTTACATATATGAAGACAATATTGATATTAATATTTTACATAAAAAGCTTTGGAGTTCTTGTAAAATCCCTATCTTTTTTGTATTTACAAATAATGAAATTAAAATATTTAACAGTATGTCTAAAAATAATATCAATGAACAAAATATAAAACCTTTTGAAATAATTAAACTAACATCTGAAACTCTATCAAAACTTAACCAGTTTTCTGCAAAAATGTTTGATACAGGGGAGTTTTGGAATAGTGAATATAGTAAAAATTTTTCTCACAAAAATAGCGCATACAATTCATTACTAGATAAACTTGAGTTTGAAAGAAAGCGTCTTATAGAAAAAAGTAAATTATCTCCACAATTAACAAATAGTTTATTGATTAAATCAATTTTATTAAAATATCTGGAAGAAAAAGAAGTTTTTGAACTAAATTATTGGGATAAGTTTCTTAAGGGTGCAAAATCATTTATAGATATTTGTGAATCAAATAAAGCTTTAATTGATTTGTTTGATGAATTAAGTAATCACTTTAATGGGGGAATATTTAAACTTTCATATGAAAATAAAGAAGAACTTGCTGATACTGATTTAACAGAGTTTAAATACTTTTTACAACCTAATATTGATAATAACAAACAATTATATTTTTGGGATTTATATTCATTTAAAGATCTGCCTATTGAACTAATAAGTAATATTTATGAATTATTTTTAACTGAAAATGAAAAAGAAGGAGTAGTTTATACTCCATCAGTGCTAGTTGATTTTATGATTGATGAGATGATACCCTTAGACGATATAAATCTAGACTTAAAAGTAATAGACCCTGCATGTGGCTCAGGTATTTTCTTAGTAGGTGCATTTAAAAGACTTGTTCAAATGTGGATGATTCAAAACAATTTTAGACAACCAAGTGTTAAAATTTTAAAATCATTAATAACAAATAATATATTTGGAATTGATGAGAAGAAAGAAGCTATTGAAGTTGCAAAGTTTAGTCTATCATTAACATTATGTGAAATTTTAGCACCAGAAATTATATGGAATGAGTTACATTTTGATGATTTATCTCAAAATGGTAATTTAATTGCAAATGATTTCTTTGATGTTATAGAAAATAAAGAAAGTTATCCTAAAATGAAAGATTTTGATTTGGTAATAGGAAATCCACCTTTTATCGCTAAGCTAACAACAGAATCATCAAGATTAATAGAAAATAAAAGTTTAAATGAAAATATAAATAGACCAAAGTTGCCTGATAATCAATTAGCATATTTATTTTTAGAACAAAGCTTTTCGTTATTAAAAGAAAATGCATTTATTTCTTTAGTACAACCATCTGGTTTTTTGTATAACAACAACGTAGAAGAATTTAGAAAATATGTATTTAAAAGATTTAATTTAAGACAAGTTATAGATTTTACAGGTTTAAATAAACTTTATGATGGGAGTAAAAAAGATAAAAAAGGGAAAAAGGTACCAATAAGTGTTCCTTCTTTAGTAGTATGTTTTGAAAAGAATGAACCTAACTTAGAAACTAATGAAGTTTTGCATCTTACGATAAGACAAACATTTGAATCAAAAGAAAAGTTATATTTTAATTTAAGTTATTATGATTTTCATTGGTTAAGTTACTTGAATGCAATAGAAGATAAGTATATATGGAAATGTAATTTAATGGGTGGAAGTAGGACTATAGATATAATAAATAAATTAGACAGGTATAGAAAACTAGGACAATATTTAGATGAAAAGACACAAGGTTTTGGCTGGATATACCTTGAAGGATTTATGGATAAAAATAGTAATACAACTAAACCTAAAAAATGTGATTATATCACGGGACAGCCATTTTTACCAGCAACTGCATTTTTAGAAGAAGGAATAAATAATACAAAAATATACAATAAAGAAAATAAAGTTTTCCACAGAATAAAACCAAAAGAATTATTTACTCCTCCTCACTTATTGATAAAAAAGCAGTTAGGAAGAACAAAAATCATTAGTGAACTTCGAAAAGATTATTTAACTTTTAAGAATGACACAATTGGAATACATGCACCTAAAAAGGATGAAAGTGATTTACATGAATTAAGTAATATATTATCAACTTTTTCTAATGAGTATTTATTTTATCTAGCCTCTACAAGTGCAAAAGCAGGAATTGATAAAGCAACAGTTTTGTATAAGAACGATATTGATAACTTACCATACCCTCAAAATATAGAAAGTATAAAACTTTCTCAGATAGAAAAATATTTTGCAGAAGATACTATTGATTATATGCTTGACTGGGTCAATGGAAAACAAAATTTACCAATATTTAGGGAAGTTAATAAAAGTCAAATGATTGAATATCAAAAAATATATTGTAATTTATTAAATACAATATATGTGAAGTTTAAACCTTTAGATATATTAGAAATAGAACAGTTTATAATAATGCCTTTTTCTTATAATGAAACTCCTGAAAATTATTTATTTAGCAACACTTTAACTGACAGTGATATTGAAGTTTTAATTAATAATAGAATAGGAAAGAATATTAATATAACGAGAATATTTAAATACTATGATGAAAATTTAATTTATATTATAAAACCTAAGCAATATCGTTATTGGCTTAAATCTATTGCAGTTAGAGATGCAGATGATACATTTGCTGATTTAGTAAATATGAGATATTAA